One Brassica napus cultivar Da-Ae chromosome A1, Da-Ae, whole genome shotgun sequence genomic region harbors:
- the LOC106453298 gene encoding E3 ubiquitin-protein ligase CSU1 produces the protein MPQRHSKNNNDLAYFTYDEKKKLGYGTQRERLGKDSIKPFDACSLCLKPFIDPMCCHKGHVFCRECILECFLAQKKDIQRRLAAHASQKNQDKDEEEERLMLQKARELDEFDQQNHGALPRYSDKSQSQDKNGFHGANSVKATSFEEEALRTMKAFWLPSATPGASVRVEAPETHTVCPEGKEKLKLKNLFAIRFTEDNSEEEEKKAKSSSTSSYDKTYICPSCKVTLTNTMSLVALSSCGHVFCKKCGEKFMPVDKVCLVCDKPCKDRNLVGLKKGGTGFAEHDDHLEAKEYKHLGSGSGLGMVRMGKT, from the exons ATGCCGCAAAGACACTCGAAGAACAACAACGATCTCGCCTACTTCACGTACgacgagaagaagaagctagGGTATGGGACCCAGAGGGAGAGGTTGGGGAAAGACTCGATCAAGCCCTTCGATGCTTGCTCCCTCTGCTTGAAACCCTTCATCGATCCCATGTGTTGCCACAAGGGTCATGTCTTCTGCAGAGAGTGTATCCTCGAGTGCTTCCTCGCGCAGAAGAAAGACATCCAGAG GAGGCTTGCTGCCCATGCTTCTCAAAAGAATCAAGAtaaggacgaagaagaagagaggctAATGTTACAAAAGGCTAGAGAGCTCGACGAGTTTGATCAGCAAAACCATGGTGCTTTGCCTCGATACAGTGACAAGAGCCAAAGCCAGGACAAGAATGGTTTTCACGGGGCCAACAGTGTGAAGGCGACTTCTTTTGAAGAAGAGGCGCTTAGGACGATGAAAGCCTTCTGGCTTCCTTCGGCTACACCTGGAGCTTCAGTTAGAGTTGAAGCTCCTGAAACTCATACGGTCTGTCCAGAGGGCAAAGAGAAGCTCAAGCTTAAGAACCTCTTTGCTATCCGTTTCACCGAAGATAACAgcgaagaggaagagaagaaggcgAAATCGTCATCAACAAGCTCTTATGACAAAACCTACATTTGCCCGAGCTGCAAAGTCACTCTGACTAACACCATGTCTCTTGTGGCACTTAGCTCATGCGGACATGTTTTCTGCAAGAAGTGTGGTGAAAAGTTTATGCCCGTGGACAAAGTCTGTCTTGTGTGTGACAAACCTTGCAAGGACAGGAACTTGGTTGGGTTGAAGAAAGGAGGCACTGGTTTTGCTGAGCATGACGATCATCTTGAGGCTAAAGAGTACAAGCATTTGGGTAGTGGCTCTGGTTTAGGGATGGTGAGGATGGGTAAGACATGA
- the LOC106453308 gene encoding equilibrative nucleotide transporter 3-like — protein MILNSLLCLLFIFPLFTLLFLLHLNICDNKDEVKNMNIETENIPRKLEGKFGAMVVCCILGVGQLVAWNTILTISDYYYQVFPEYHPSRVLTLVYQPFVLGTIFILVFMGKKKKNQKQIAIGYTIFFIGSLLLIILDVATKGEGTLLAYIFLCSIVACFGMANAHVEGAMLGELSFMCPEFIQSFVAGLGVAGAITSALRLVTKAVFDKSPNGLRKGALLFLAFSTLIEFICMLLYIYMFPKLPIVKHYYAKAESNHVEADETKITQLSNKELLDQNMGLAINLFLIYALTLSIFPGFLYENTGEHKLGSWYPLVLVASYNVWDAFSRYIPLSKHLKIESIKWITSCVLVRFLFVPAFYFTAKSADQGWMVLLTSLLGLTNGYLTVCVLANKPKSKYNVLETDALGNLLVSFMLGGIFAGVCLGWLWLIGTKSSF, from the exons ATGATTCTGAATTCTCTTCTTTGTCTTTTGTTCATTTTTCCTTTGTTCACACTTCTATTCTTACTTCATCTAAACATTTGTGACAACAAAGacgaagttaaaaacatgaacaTTGAAACTGAGAACATCCCAAGGAAGCTCGAG GGTAAGTTTGGAGCTATGGTGGTATGTTGTATCTTAGGAGTAGGACAACTTGTGGCATGGAACACAATACTCACTATTTCCGATTATTACTATCAAGTATTCCCT GAATATCATCCTTCAAGAGTTCTTACTCTAGTTTACCAGCCATTTGTCCTTGGAACTATATTCATCTTGGTTTTCatggggaaaaagaagaagaaccagaagCAAATTGCTATCGGTTATACCATTTTCTTCATCGGCTCTCTTCTTTTGATTATT ttAGACGTGGCTACCAAAGGAGAAGGAACTCTATTAGCATACATCTTTTTATGTTCGATTGTTGCATGTTTTGGGATGGCGAATGCTCATGTAGAAGGGGCCATGCTCGGAGAGCTTTCATTCATGTGTCCTGAGTTTATTCAG TCATTTGTCGCGGGTCTAGGCGTAGCCGGAGCCATAACATCTGCTTTGAGGCTTGTTACCAAAGCGGTATTCGATAAATCTCCGAACGGTCTTCGAAAAGGCGCTT TGCTATTCTTGGCATTTTCGACTTTGATCGAGTTCATTTGCATGCTTCtctatatttacatgtttccaAAGCTACCAATTGTTAAACATTATTATGCAAAGGCGGAATCAAACCATGTAGAAGCTGACGAAACGAAAATCACGCAATTAAGCAACAAAGAGTTGCTCGATCAAAACATGGGCCTTGCAATCAATCTTTTCCTCATCTACGCCCTGACTTTGTCAATATTTCCTGGATTTTTGTACGAGAACACTGGAGAACACAAACTTGGTTCATG GTACCCTCTTGTACTTGTTGCTTCATATAATGTGTGGGATGCTTTCTCGAGATATATTCCTCTTAGCAAACACCTAAAAATTGAATCAATAAAATGGATCACTTCATGCGTGCTTGTGCGGTTCTTATTTGTCCCAGCTTTTTACTTCACTGCAAAAAGCGCAGATCAAGGATGGATGGTGTTACTGACATCTCTTTTGGGACTGACCAACGGTTATCTAACTGTCTGTGTTCTCGCAAATAAGCCTAAGAGTAAATACAAT GTTTTGGAGACAGATGCTTTGGGGAATTTGCTAGTATCTTTTATGTTAGGAGGAATATTCGCAGGTGTTTGCCTTGGTTGGCTTTGGCTAATAGGCACCAAAAGTTCCTTTTAG
- the LOC106453337 gene encoding equilibrative nucleotide transporter 7, with protein MSNSEEIPSRLEGKNIARVVCCILGLGSLVAWNAMLTITDYYYQVFPKYHPSRVLTIVYQLVANVFISTLAYKEAKLNTRFRNILGYSIYTAGTFCLIILDLASHGSGSVGAYVVLCLIVALFGLADAFVQGGMVGDLSFMCPEFIQAFMGGLGIAGALTSGLRLITKAIFDKSSDGLRKGALLFIGIATLIELGCLILYVTVFAKLPIVKYYRSKAGKEGAKSVAADLAAAGLQEQAQQVQQMDETKIIRLTKKQLLRQNIDHGMNIFMIYVVTLSIFPGFLYENTGEHRLGDWYAPVLIAMYNGWDSIARFIPSIKILAMESRKWITGCVIARFLLVPAFYFTAKYADQGWMIFLTSFLGLSNGYLTVCIFSIAPKGYNGPESNALGNLLCVFLLGGIFAGVCLGWLWLIGNGSF; from the exons ATGAGTAATTCAGAGGAAATCCCAAGCAGGCTTGAG GGCAAGAATATAGCACGAGTTGTGTGTTGCATTCTAGGATTAGGTTCTCTCGTGGCATGGAATGCAATGCTGACCATCACCGATTACTATTATCAAGTTTTCCCG AAATATCATCCTTCGAGGGTGCTAACCATAGTTTACCAATTGGTTGCCAATGTGTTTATATCAACACTTGCTTACAAAGAAGCCAAGCTCAATACTCGATTTCGTAACATTTTGGGGTACAGCATTTATACTGCTGGCACATTTTGTCTGATCATT TTGGATCTTGCTTCGCATGGCAGTGGAAGTGTAGGAGCATATGTCGTGTTGTGTTTGATTGTTGCTCTTTTCGGGTTGGCTGATGCTTTTGTACAAGGTGGAATGGTTGGAGATCTGTCTTTCATGTGCCCCGAGTTCATACAG gCATTCATGGGAGGCTTAGGCATAGCCGGGGCACTAACCTCCGGTTTAAGGCTTATTACGAAAGCAATCTTTGACAAGTCTTCTGATGGTCTCCGAAAAGGCGCTT TGTTGTTCATAGGAATAGCAACATTGATCGAGTTAGGATGTCTCATTCTATATGTGACTGTCTTCGCTAAGCTTCCTATCGTAAAATACTACCGTTCCAAAGCAGGGAAAGAAGGGGCTAAATCCGTAGCAGCAGATCTAGCTGCGGCCGGCCTCCAAGAGCAAGCTCAACAG GTTCAACAAATGGACGAGACCAAGATCATAAGACTAACGAAGAAGCAATTGCTACGGCAAAACATTGATCATGGGATGAATATATTCATGATTTACGTTGTTACGCTATCGATTTTCCCTGGTTTTCTTTATGAGAACACAGGAGAACACCGGTTGGGCGATTG GTATGCACCAGTCCTAATAGCCATGTACAACGGATGGGATTCAATCGCTAGGTTCATCCCCTCAATCAAAATTTTAGCAATGGAATCTAGGAAATGGATCACGGGCTGCGTTATTGCGCGTTTCTTGCTCGTTCCAGCGTTTTACTTTACAGCTAAATACGCGGATCAGGGATGGATGATTTTCCTCACctctttcttgggattgagtaACGGTTATTTAACAGTCTGCATCTTCAGCATTGCACCAAAGGGTTACAAT GGACCCGAGTCGAATGCATTAGGGAACTTGTTGTGCGTGTTTCTATTGGGAGGTATCTTCGCTGGTGTTTGTTTGGGTTGGCTTTGGCTCATTGGTAACGGCTCCTTCTAA
- the LOC106453328 gene encoding uncharacterized aarF domain-containing protein kinase 2-like, translated as MTLLSRFLVTKVVTRYTQSLYSNQKHGTSVKVSLVLPQFRNSSNGFHSLSLVPYAKGRSFGHSLLSRSYVVKQRAQFSLKWLLNRYSTHQWNLPRISMVAQAFCLSVSRSPLLVPGVLALTCRKVAYAQRPAPSPPVLIRSPQQFSLYRSAVNIPVVISTLVLSAVRSVALLGRALYLAVLLSPNLVMALLEFSCGPRFRKLRHEVLHRTLERAGPAFIKFGQWVATRPDLFSKDLCLQLSKLHSNAPEHSFEFTKRTIERAFGRKLSDIFEEFDEAPVASGSIAQVHRATLKFQYPGQKVKSSEVAVKVRHPCAEETMTRDFVIIKMAAKLTTFVPGLNWLRLDECVQQFSLYMLSQVDLSREASHLSRFIYNFRGWKDVSFPKPVFPLVHPSVLVESFEHGESVARYVDGPEGHEWLKSKVAHIGTNALLKMLLVDNFVHADMHPGNILVRKNGAKRGLFRSKKPHIIFLDVGMTAELSKTDRDNLLGFFKAVARRDGRTAAERTLKLSKQQKCPNPQAFVEEVEEAFRFWGTAEGKSVHPADCMHELFEKMRNHRVNIDGNVSTVMFTTLVLEGWQRKLDPGYDIMRTLQKMLLKTDWMKSLSYTVDGLMAP; from the exons ATGACTCTCCTCTCTAG ATTCTTGGTGACCAAAGTGGTTACCAGATACACACAATCTCTCTACTCTAACCAGAAACATGGGACATCTGTTAAAGTCTCTTTAGTTTTGCCTCAGTTCAGAAATTCGAGTAATGGGTTTCATTCATTGTCCCTTGTCCCTTACGCTAAAGGAAGATCTTTCGGTCATAGTCTTCTCTCACGAAGCTATGTAGTCAAGCAACGTGCTCAATTCTCTTTGAAATGGCTTCTTAATAGATACTCTACCCACCAATGGAACTTACCTCGCATAAGCATGGTTGCTCAAGCCTTTTGCTTGTCTGTATCCCGTTCGCCCTTGTTAGTACCTGGCGTGTTAGCTCTCACTTGTAGGAAAGTCGCTTATGCGCAAAGGCCCGCTCCAAGTCCTCCCGTTTTAATACGGTCTCCTCAGCAGTTTTCTCTTTATAGAAGTGCTGTTAACATCCCTGTTGTTATCTCCACTTTGGTTCTTTCCGCGGTGAGAAGTGTGGCTCTCCTCGGGAGAGCTCTCTATTTAGCAGTCTTGCTTTCTCCTAATCTCGTGATGGCGTTGTTGGAGTTCTCATGCGGGCCACGGTTCAGGAAGTTGCGGCATGAGGTCCTCCATCGAACTCTGGAGAGAGCTGGTCCTGCTTTTATCAAGTTCGGACAATGGGTCGCCACGAGACCTGATCTGTTCTCCAAGGATCTGTGTTTGCAGCTCTCGAAGCTTCACAGTAACGCCCCTGAGCACAGCTTTGAGTTCACCAAAAGAACCATCGAGAGAGCGTTTGGTCGTAAGCTCTCTGATATATTCGAGGAGTTTGACGAGGCGCCAGTGGCTTCCGGGAGCATAGCTCAAGTCCATAGAGCCACCTTGAAGTTTCAGTATCCAGGACAAAAGGTGAAGTCCTCCGAAGTTGCTGTTAAAGTTAGGCATCCTTGCGCTGAGGAGACGATGACGAGAGACTTTGTGATAATCAAAATGGCGGCAAAGCTAACTACTTTCGTCCCGGGTCTGAACTGGCTTCGGTTGGATGAGTGCGTGCAGCAGTTTAGCCTCTACATGTTGTCTCAAGTTGATCTCTCGAGGGAAGCTTCTCATTTGAGTCGGTTTATATATAACTTCCGTGGATGGAAAGATGTCTCTTTCCCTAAGCCTGTGTTTCCCCTTGTGCATCCCTCTGTTCTGGTTGAGTCATTCGAGCACGGAGAGAGCGTGGCTCGTTATGTGGATGGACCAGAAGGACATGAATGGCTTAAGTCTAAAGTAGCTCATATCGGAACTAATGCTCTCTTGAAGATGCTCCTG gtggACAACTTCGTTCATGCAGATATGCACCCCGGGAACATTCTTGTCCGGAAGAACGGTGCTAAAAGAGGTCTGTTCAGATCGAAGAAGCCACACATTATTTTCCTTGATGTAGGGATGACTGCAGAGCTCTCGAAAACGGACAGAGACAACCTACTCGGTTTTTTCAAGGCGGTTGCACGTAGAGATGGTCGGACTGCCGCTGAACGGACACTTAAGTTATCTAAACAACAGAAGTGTCCTAACCCACAGGCCTTTGTCGAG GAAGTAGAAGAAGCGTTTAGATTCTGGGGAACAGCAGAAGGAAAATCAGTTCATCCAGCAGATTGTATGCACGAGTTATTCGAGAAAATGAGAAATCATAGAGTTAACATTGATGGCAATGTCTCCACCGTGATGTTTACAACATTAGTTCTCGAG GGGTGGCAACGGAAGCTGGATCCGGGATATGATATAATGCGAACGCTACAGAAAATGCTGCTGAAAACGGATTGGATGAAGTCACTTTCCTACACGGTCGATGGACTGATGGCTCCCTAG